DNA sequence from the Planctomycetia bacterium genome:
AGCCGAGCACCGGCAGCAGAGCGAACAGGCCGACGAGCACCACGTCCATCCCCAGCGACGCCCGCGTGCCGAGAAAACCGTCGATGCCGGCAGGCTGGCGGGTCGCGGTCGCTTCCTGATCGTGGGGCACGGTGCGTCTCGCGGGGCAAAAGGCCGGGGGCGGCGGGTGGGGACGCGGGGATTGTAGGCTGCAGCGGGTGTTCCTGCAGCCGTGCAGCGAGGCGGGTTCGGGGGGCCGGGGTATGCTTGTCGCCGGCACGCGCCGCGGCCGAGTGGCGAAACTGGCAGACGCACGGGACTTAAAATCCCGTGGAGAGCGATCTCCGTGCGGGTTCGATCCCCGCCTCGGCCATTTCCCCCGCGCGGCCTTGCTTTGCCGCCTGCCGATCGCTATTCCCCGCCCCATGGACGCAACGATCCCGGCGACGATCAACGGCGGAACGCGGGGCGGACTCGCCATCTGGCTGCCCTGGCTGCTGTCACCGGCGTGCCTGCTCCTGCCGATCGGCGGCTGCGGCGTGGCGGCCGCTGTCCGGCGGCCCCAGCAGGCTGCCGCGCGCCAGCACCAGGCCGCCCCGGTGCCGGCGACGGAAGCGGTCGCAACGGTCGGAACGATCGCGCCGCACGTGCGCTGATCCGCTCCGGGCGGCAGCCGTCCAGCCGTCGCGTTCCTGCCGGCCGGGCAGTGGCGGGCCCACGGAACCTGGACTAGGGTTCTGGACGGGGCCGGCACCGGCTCCGTGGAGAACCTGCATGTCGCTTCGATCCCGGATCGCCGTCGCCACCGCGCTGCTCGTGCTTGCCACCGTCATCGTCACCACGCTGGTGCAGATGCTGGTGGCGTTCACCACGAGGTCGAGCGGCGATGCCATCTGGTGGCACGCCGTCGCCGCAGGTGCCACCGTCGTCGGCGTCGGCATCCCGGCGCTGCTCGCGGCCCTCTGGCTGGCCCGCTGGCTCGGCGCCCCGGTGCGGGAGGCGGTCGCGGTCGCGGAGGCGATCGGTTCGGGGGATCTCACGGCGACGCCGGCCAACGGGGAGCGGCACGAGTTCGGCCGCCTGCTCTCGGCCCTCGGCACGATGAGCGGCTCCCTCGGCGGCCTGATCGGCCGGATCAAGTCGGCGGGGGCGCACCTCGCCGAGGTCGAACCGCGGGTGACGACGGCGCTCTTGAAGCAGGAGCGGGCGGTCCGCAGCGTCAGTCAATCGGCCAACGAGATCTCGGCCTCGGTGGCCCAGATCTCGGCCACGAGCGAGCAGCTCCTCGAGGCGACCGGGAGCGTGACCGGCGTCGCCCGCGAGGCGGCGCAGGTGGCGGACCAGAGCCGCGGCGGGCTGGAGAGCATGGCGGCCTCCATGCGGCAGCTCGACGAGGCGATGAACGCCTTTACCCGCAAGCTGGCGACGATCAGCCAGCGGGCCAGCGGCATCACGGCGGTCGTCACCACCATCGCCAAAGTCGCCGACCAGACCAACCTCCTCTCGGTCAATGCCACGATCGAGGCGGAAAAGGCCGGGGAGTCGGGCCGCGGCTTCCGCATCGTGGCCCAGGAGATCCGTCGGCTGGCCGACCAGACGGCGTTGGCCACCAAGGACATCGAGCGCATGGTCCGCGACATGCAGACCGCCGTGTCGAGCGGCACCATGGAGATGGACCGCTTCCGCAACGAGGTCAGCGCCCGGATCGGCGAGGTCGCGGAGGTCAGCGCCTCGCTGGGGCGGATCATCGAGCCGGTGCAGGCGGTGACGCGGTCGCTCGATCAGGTGCACGGGGGCGTCGAGGCGCAGTCGCAGGGCGCCCGCCAGATTCGCGATGCCATGGAGATGCTGCGGGCGAACGCCGGGGATTCGGCGGCGTCGCTGGCCATGCTCACCGGCGCGGTCGACGAGTTCCGCCGGAGCATCGGGGAACTCAACGCCGAGGCGGCGAAGTTCCGCACGGCCCGCTGAACCGGCGACGAGCCGAAAACCGAACAGCTAGCGCCGCACCGACTGGCGGGCGGCGAGGAAGCGGCGCAGGCCGGTCACGATCCGGTGGGGCGGCTGGGCCCCGGACTGGGTGAACAGCGGCGTCTGGCCGTCGTCGGTGACGATCAGTTCGACCCCGTCGGCCGGCAACTCGGCCCCGCCGAGCAGGGTCTCGAGGGCGGCGGAATCGGAGGGCGTGGCCTGCTCCGCGGGGGGCACCTGAGCGACGACGAAGTGGTCCCTGGCGAGCGACTCGAACTCCGGGTCCTTGATCAGGGAGGCCACCCGCGTTGTGGCGGTCTTGTCTCCCGGGCGGGAAACCATCAGCAGCAGGGGCCGCTTGGTGTCCCGGGCGGTCTCCACCGCGTCGTTCAGCGGTGACTGCTCCTTGTCGCCCCCGGCCACGGTCTTCGGCTCCCGGGCCGGGAGATGGTCGTCCAGGGCCGCCAGCCAGGCGTCGGCCGGCTGGCCCTTGTATCCAGCCTGGGCCGTGATCCGGGCCCCGTCCGGGGCGATGAGGACGGTGCTGGGAAACGCTCGGACCCCGTATTTCACGCACACCTTGGACCTGGCCTGGCGCTCCTCCTGGCTGATTCCCTGCTGGGGCAGGTCGATCAGGAGCAGGATGACCCGGTCCTCGGCCCAGCGGTTAAAAGCCTCTGTATGGAGCACCTTTTCCTCGAGCGTCCGGCAGTGGACGCACCAATCGCTGCCGGTGAACACCGTCAAAATCGGCTTGCCAGTCTGCTCGGCGCTGGTCAGGGCGTCCTCGTAGCTGGCCAGCCACCGGTCCGCGGCCGCGGCCGGCAAGGCGGCGACGAGGGCCATCACCAGGGACAAGAGCCGTGTGAACCGCAAGGAGCGGGGAAAAGACAGGGCCGAAACATGAGCCTTGCGGGCCGTAGCGTGCAGAGTCATCGTCATGTTCCCTCCTTGAACCCTCGACTCAACTCATCGGGCGGAACTGCTCCGTTCCGCGAGGGCGTAGCGGTCAAAAGCCAGCCAGAAGGCTAGCGGGACGGGGTGATTCTGTAAAACTCTGCGGATCACGCAGTTTATGCAGACTCCTCAAACACCCCAAAAGCCTTCTAGATGGGGAACATTGGTATTGTGGGGAACTAGAAATCGCCTCGTGCTTTGCGTCACTTCGGGGTCGGGAGGCTGGTTGCTGGGCGCTGCGAGCAGGGGGGGGCGCCGGCTCGGGGGCGGCAAAAGTCGCCGCTTCGCGGTCCTTTGGATTGTCGCTGGGGCGAGGATACGCCCCACGCTCCTCGAGCGTTTGCCGACCCCCGAGCCTCGTCCTACGAGAGTCCGGCTCAACCGGCTGCCGGGAGGGCGACCTTCCAAGGGCCTGACACAGGAGCGGCGACGTTCACCTTGAAACCAGCCGCCGGCCCGGGGGCGGCAAAAGTCGCCGCTTCGCGGTCCTTTGGATTGTCGCTGGGGCGAGGATACGCCCCACGCTCCTCGAGCGTTTGCCGACCCCCGGGCCTCGTCCTACGAGAGCCCGGCTCAACCGGCTGCCGGGAGGGCGACCTTCCAAGGGGGGTGGAGGCCTGCCGCAAAAAGTGGCGAGGCCCACCGTTTCCGGTGGGCCTCGCTTGAAAGCGGAATGCCCGGCGGCCTGGAGGGCCGCCGCCGCCCGGCGTGGTGAACCTTGGCTTCACCACCGCCGGGCCAAGGCTGCCGGGGCCATGGATGGCCTGCCACCAAACGGCGAGGCCCACCGTTTCCGGTGGGCCTCGCTTGATAGCGGAATGCCCGGCGGCCTGGAGGGCCGCCGCCGCCCGGCGTGGTGAACCTTGGCTTCACCACCGCCGGGCCAAGGCTGCCGGGGCCATGGATGGCCCGGCAGCCGTGCAATCAGAACTGCCAGATCGCGTCGCAGCCGCCGTAGAACTGGCCGAACTGGTCGTTGCTGCGGCCGAACGGCAGCGGCGTGCCGGCCTGGTCCGGCGAGTACCAGTCATAGCGGAGCTCCGGCCGGATGATCCAGTTCGTCGTCGGCTTCCAGTTCAGGCCCCACGTCATCTGCCAGAAGTTGCCCTGATACCCGGTCTGCGACGGGCCACCGACCCAGTAATTCCGCCACGGATTGAGCACACGATACCCGTTGTTGTCGCGGAACCACTCGAGCCGCAGGCCGCCCACCAGCGTCTCGCTGATGTTGTAGAACAGGTACTGGTTGATGCCGTACCACTGGGCCGTGCCCGCCTGTCCCCGACCGCTCGCCAGCGGGATCGCAAACGATCCGGCATTGAACTGCCAGCCGTTGTCGTTCTGGAACACGTACGTGATCTTGTCGTTGATCTCGTTCGTGTAGACCGTGCTGATGAGCGACCGGTTGCCGATCAGGTTCACGAAGTCGCCGGCCTCGTTGCCGCTCGACGTCGTGATCGTCAGGGCCTGGGTCTCGTCCGAGTTCTTGAACGTCACGCCACCGAGGAAGGCGGCGTTGCTGTTCGCCCCGGGGTAGCCGGGATTGGCGGCCGGGCCGAAGATGTTGATCGGGTCGCTGAAGTTGTCCCAGCCGTTCGTGATCCCGGCATACACCGTCATCTGGTCGTTGACCTTCCAGGTGTCGAGGATGCCGGTGTGAGTGAACGGCTCGCCGTACTGCATCGTGTAGGCGTGCGTGTAGAAGAAGTTGCCGATCGCCGGCACCACCTCGTACCCGATGATCGTGTAGAAGTGGCCGAACTTCACCGCATGGTCGCCGTAGCCCAGCTCACCGTAGATCTGCGGCATCGCCAGACCGTAGTCCTTGCTCGAGGCCCACGAGGGAGCCCCGACGACGCCGTACTGGTTCGGCTGGTTGAACAGGTTGCCGTCGAGGCCGCGGGCCGTGGTGAAGATGTAGTCGGTACCGTAGAGGAGGTCGACGCGACCACCCCAGTCCCAGCCGCCGTTCTCGGTGTCGAGCACCTTCTCGTTGACGAGGTACAGCTGGTTCAGCTGGCCCTGCCAATTGCGATCGTTGAACGTGATCGGACCGTTGAACGGGCTGCCCCAGTTGTTGGCCCCGATCCCGGCGGCGAACCAGCCGTAGGTCGAGATGCCCCGCTTCTTGAGGACTTCCAGTTCCAGGTAGCGCTCGGGGGCCGACTCGACCTCCTCGGCCGCCTCCTGGGGCGGCAGGGCGCGGAGCTGGTAGGCATCCTCCTGCGGAACGTTCGCCATCACCGGCGGCGTGCCCACGGGTGCCTGCACCGGCTGCTGGGCCGATACGCTGCCGCCACTGGCGGCGACCGCGGCGGTGACGAGACCGGCTGCCACCCACTGTGGCAGATTGAACTTAATCGAGCGCATGATGGTCGCATCCCCCCTAGGTATGTGTAGTTGACGCCCGGCATCCTTCGCCGCACGTCATGCGTGCTCAAACATGGAACCGAGCACGCTCCGCCAGGCCGCGCCCGTCCCGCCCCCATCCTGATGCGGTATCGGCCGCGGCCTGCGATTCCGCCGCCCCGCGGGAACGGCGTCGGCAAGGTTTCCCCGACCGGACCGGCACCGTGTCACACTGTGACGGCTGCGAAAACGGTCCGCTCAGCCGGCCGGGGCGAACGCCCCCTCGAGCAGGGCGGCGAGGAAGGCCTCGGGGGAGAACGGCTCCAGGTCGTCGGCCGACTCCCCGACCCCCACGAACTTCACCGGCAGGCCGAACTGCTCGGCCACCGGCACGATCACGCCGCCCCGGGCCGAGCCGTCGAGTTTGGCGAGCACGATGCCGGTGCAGGCGGCCGCCTCCTTGAAGCCCTTGGCCTGCGAGAGGGCGTTCTGCCCCGCCGTGGCGTCGATCACGAGCAGCGTCTCGTGGGGCGCGTCGGGGATCTGCTTGGCGATCACGCGCCGGATCTTGCCCAGCTCCTGCATCAGGTTCGACTGCGTCTGCAGTCGGCCGGCGGTGTCGATGATGCACACGTCCACGTTCTTCGCCAGCGCCTCGGCCACGGCCCGGTGGGCCACGCTGGCCGGATCGCAGCCGGTCTCGCCGCGGACGATGTCGGCGCCGATCCGCCCCGCCCACATCGCCAGCTGCTCGACGGCGGCGGCCCGGAACGTGTCGCCGGCCCCGAGCAGCACCCGCTTGCCGTCGCGGGCGAAGAGCCGGGCGAGCTTGGCGATCGAGGTCGTCTTGCCCGAGCCGTTGACGCCCGTGACGAGGATCACGGTCGGCCCGCTCGCCGCCGTCGCGAGCCGCGCCTCGGCAGGACGCAGCCGGGCGAGCAGCTGCGTGCGGATCGAGTCGAGCACCACGTCGGGATCGACGACGCGGGCCCGGAGCCGGCCCTGGACGTCGGTGACGATCGCGTCCGCGGCCCCGGGCCCCATGTCGGTGCGCACCAGCGCCCCGCGCAGTTCTTCCAGGAAGGCCTCGTCCACGAGCCGCCCCTCGCGCTTGAACAGGTCGCGGACGTCGGTCTGCAGCACCTGCGCCGTCTTGGCGAGTCCGGCCCGGAGCCGGTCGAGGAAGCCCGGCCGACCGACCGCCGGCTCCGCCGTGGGAGACGCTGCCGCGGCCCCCGCGTCAGGGAGCGGCTCCGCTGCGCTGGCCGCCTCCGCGGCGGCGGGCTCTTTGCGTCCGAAGCGAAACAGTGCCATGGTCCTCCGCTCCCGTCAGGCCCCCGCCATGTCGGCGAGCACGGCACCGAGGATGCCGGCCACGAACCGGGGCGACTCCTCGTTGCCGTAGCGGCGGGCCAGTTCGATCGCCTCGTCCACGACCACCGGTCCCGGCGTCTCGGTGTCGAGCAGTTCGTGCATGGCGATCCGCAGCACGGCCCGATCGGTGATCGCCATCCGCGCCACTCGCCAGTTCCGCGACCGGGCCTCGAGCAGGCCGTCGATCTCCTCACGGCGGCGCTCGACGCCCGCGACCAGGCTGGCGGCGAAGGCCACGAGCGGAGCCGACCGGAGCCGGTCCGCGAGGAACCGCTCTCGGCCGTCGGCCGCGACGCCCGGATTGAGGTCGGCCTCGTAGAGGACCTGCATGGCGACTTCGCGGGCCCGGCTGCGGCGGCTCATGCGGACCGCTCCGTCCCGCCGGCCGCGGCCACCTGCCCGAGCACGCCGATCATCTCGATGACGGCGGCGGCCGCCTCGGCCCCCTTGTTGCCGGCGAAGCCGTCCGCCGCGTCCCCGCCGGCCCGGGCCATGGCCTGGGCCAGCGACTCGCAGGTCAGCACGCCGAAAGCCACCGGGAGGCCTCGGCACCGCGCCACCTGCTCGATGCCGAGGGCGACGGCCCGGGCGATGTGCTGATCGTGGCTGGTCTCGCCGCGGATCACCGCCCCGAGGCAGACGACGGCGGCATAACGTCCGCTGGCGGCGAGCCGATCGGCCGCGAGCGGCAGCTCGAACGAGCCCGGCACCCAGGCGACGTCGATCGCCGCGGCCGGCAGGCCGGACCCCGCGAGGACGGCCTCCGCGGCAGCGAGCAGGCGGCGTGTGATCGGCTCGTTCCACCGGGCCACGGCGATCGCCACCCGCGTGCCCGCGGGAAGCGGGGCAGCCGCGGCGGCGAAGATCAACGGGCTCGGGGACGCGACGGCCGCGGTCATGCATGCCCCTGCGGCTTGAGGCTGGCGAGGAACTGGGCGTTCGACTGCGTCTTCGTGAGGCGGTTGACGAGCAGTTCCATGGCGTCGGTCGGATTCATGTCGCCGAGCACGCGCCGCAGGACGCAGATCCGCCTGAAGTCGTCCGGCTTGAGGAGCATCTCCTCGCGGCGCGTGCCCGAGC
Encoded proteins:
- the ftsY gene encoding signal recognition particle receptor FtsY — protein: MALFRFGRKEPAAAEAASAAEPLPDAGAAAASPTAEPAVGRPGFLDRLRAGLAKTAQVLQTDVRDLFKREGRLVDEAFLEELRGALVRTDMGPGAADAIVTDVQGRLRARVVDPDVVLDSIRTQLLARLRPAEARLATAASGPTVILVTGVNGSGKTTSIAKLARLFARDGKRVLLGAGDTFRAAAVEQLAMWAGRIGADIVRGETGCDPASVAHRAVAEALAKNVDVCIIDTAGRLQTQSNLMQELGKIRRVIAKQIPDAPHETLLVIDATAGQNALSQAKGFKEAAACTGIVLAKLDGSARGGVIVPVAEQFGLPVKFVGVGESADDLEPFSPEAFLAALLEGAFAPAG
- the nusB gene encoding N utilization substance protein B; amino-acid sequence: MSRRSRAREVAMQVLYEADLNPGVAADGRERFLADRLRSAPLVAFAASLVAGVERRREEIDGLLEARSRNWRVARMAITDRAVLRIAMHELLDTETPGPVVVDEAIELARRYGNEESPRFVAGILGAVLADMAGA
- the ribH gene encoding 6,7-dimethyl-8-ribityllumazine synthase, with product MTAAVASPSPLIFAAAAAPLPAGTRVAIAVARWNEPITRRLLAAAEAVLAGSGLPAAAIDVAWVPGSFELPLAADRLAASGRYAAVVCLGAVIRGETSHDQHIARAVALGIEQVARCRGLPVAFGVLTCESLAQAMARAGGDAADGFAGNKGAEAAAAVIEMIGVLGQVAAAGGTERSA